CAAAAAACATAAATGGATATCGTGCGATCATCAAATTATGGAtaaagcacagatctgggaactCTTCAAAAGCCTTGATCATGTTTGTTGCGTTGTCTGTGGTTATGCAGACCAGGTCTTTCTTGTTGATCCCCCACTCTTCCAGCATATTCTCAAAAAACTCTCTGATGTTGTGAGCCGATTGATCTTCTGGGAAGAACTGTGTTTCCAAGCAGTTTGATTCCAGTTGCCAGTTTGGGGTGAGGAAATGGATAGTGAAGCTGATGTAGGGTTGTCCACCCCTACATCAGCTTGTGTTGATGTGGGTCCATAAGCAGCCTGGCTTTTTAAATGCTTGCTGGAGTGTCTGTGTCACAACTGTAGATGAGGAGGGACCAGTAGCATCACTGGGTTTGCCTGCTGCACGCCCACTCTGTAAACAAAGGAATagcaaatgtattattattattattattattggtggtGTTACATTAGAAtaatttctctcacacacacacacacacacacacacaaaatatgttGGTTGTGTGACTAAACTACATAACGTGTGCAATGGGCGAATAGAGTCTGCAGACACAGTACAGCATCAGAACAACGTGTGGTGTTTTTACAAGAGTAGATAACACTGAAAGCCTCAGTTTACATTACTGACAAGCTATTAGCAAGTAAGACAGTCAAATCATGACGTTTTCCCCCATTCCGAAGTTCCCACATGATGCACTTACCTTGCATTCGCTATAAAGTAGTGGGTGGTGGTCACAAAGATGACTCAAGAGATTTGAAGTGTTGCCCCCTTTCACAGCGATTTCTGaaaattatttttgtattttttgcaTGTTCTGCAGACAGGGTGACCATCTTCGATTAAGTTTCCCTCAGCACTCTTGTAAAACCCAAAATACGACCACACTTCAGATTTGGTCCTCTCAGAAGGCTGAAAAATCTCCTGAGCGCTGTCACTGCCATGTTTTCACACAAAACAAAACGCACGTAGCATGCTGCGCCTGCATCAGACTGTTGCTAACTTTGGTTGCTGCTGGACAGTATTTTTACCATGACTTTTAATGATAATAAAAATTTGAAACGGTAATACTAATCGTCTGGAATTTTTCTGTGGTTTATCTAGAAACCGGTAACTGTTTCATCCCTAGTGCCAACTAACGTGACACAGCTCAGAGCATATCTGCCTTTACTTACCCACTATGGAAAGTTCATGGAGAATCTCTCTTACTCTCATCAAACCTATGACAGAGCtcttacagaaagagagaccttGGGTGTGATCAGAACAATGTCAGCAGGCATTTGAAAGAACAAAGACACGGCTGTCTTCCTCCACAGTGTTAGTGCACTCCGACCCACACATGCCAGTAATATTGGCTTGTGGTGCCTCACAATATGGGGTGGGTGCTGTCATCTCACACACAATGCCTGACGGTAGTGAGAGGCCTATTGCATATGTTCACGACACTCACTAAGTTCACGACACACAGAGTTGAAGTGTGTCCAAATAGAGAAGAAGGCCTTAGGGATCATATTTGGGGTAAGGAAGTTCCCTGACTACCTATATGGTCATAAGACCAATCCAAACTATCAAGTGTCATTTTTAGATGTACTTTCCATTTTAGCTAAGGACATAGCCAGGGAAACTACCAAGGACAAGGGTTTGGCAAAAGTGAAGCACTTCGCACTTACAGAGTGGCCTAACCATTATTGGGTGAGAAGGGATGTGCTCACTGTAGAAAGAGATTGTGGGTTATGGGGTATGAGAGCGGTGGTGCTGGCTACTGAAGGAGCTACTGAAGGAGCTACATGAAAACCACTGGTGCATGGTCAAAATGAAAGCTCCTGCAAGGAGCCACTTTTGGTGGCCCAGGTTAGACTCCGACATAGAAGACATGGTAAGGGGATGCCAGGTGTGTCAGTCTAATGGACATATGCAGAACCTTGCACCAGTGCATCCTTGGAAGTGGCCTGAGAGGGGCCCTGGCAGCGCATCCATATATATTTTCTCAAAAGGGAAACCACCCAGTTCTTAGTAGTTACGGATGCATGCTCACGCTGGCCAGAAGTAAAGTGTATGAGTAgtaccgtaatttccggactataagccgctactttttCCCACGCttatacaatgacgcggctaatttatggatttttcccgctttcacaaaaatcatgccgccaaaaaactgagcaccgtcacataatgtgacgtaaatcgagcgcgccctcaaacttcccatcattctgattacggtagtaattttgtcaccctcatcatggcaaagacacagagaaatgcatatgatgcagctttcaagttgaaggagatcgatctggctgttggaaaaggaaatagagctgctgcacgggagcttggccttaatgagtcgatgataagacgttggaaacagcagcgtgaggaactgactcagtgcaaaaagacaacaaaagctatcagagggaagaaaagcagatggcccGAACTAGAAAGTGAGCTTGAAGACTGGGtcaacacacagagaaacagcagCGTGACGGCCGAGGTGTTTCAACTGTGCAGATCCGACTGAAAGCCAAAACAATCGCCACCGCAATGAAGTTTGAGGATTTTAGAGGTGGATTTtcaattctgaggctattcaactccaacaccgaaggagatgacttcagtggtttcagtgcacaggaggaggaagatagtgaccaatgactttcttggtaggctactgtttactgctattttttttcatttttgttacaagccgtgtttcgtttaaaggccTATTAATTTTTGTAACAAGCCATGTTTCGTTTAAAGGCCTATTAATtgttgtaacaagccgtgtttcgtttaaaggctgtgtaaagttcatttgtttcaatgtaccagtaggcacctgcggcttatagacatgtgcggcttatttatgtacaaaatacatattttttaaaattcAGTGGGTGCGGCTTATATTCAGGTGCACTTAATAGTCCAGAAATTACGGTACTTCAGCTACAGCCACGGCAGAGACACTCCAGGGAATGTTCTCAGCCTACGGGTTAGTTGAGGAGTGTGTTTCAGACAATGGGCCACAGCTGGTTTCAAAAGAGATGGAGACATTCTTCCAGTTGAATGTGGTGAAACACATCCAGTAGGCTCTGTATCATGCAGCTTCAGATGGCGCCCAGTGAGACTTTTACAGAATCTAAAACAGGCTCTAGAGAAGGACAAGTCATCAGGACGGTCTGTACAGCATAGTGTGGACAACTTTCTGTTTGCCTACAGGAATACGCCACATGCCACAAATGGAAAAATTCCAGCAGAGTTGTTCCTAAAACGACAGGTTAGAACAAGGTTATCACTggttaaacacagtttttcagcTGGCATGCAGTCGTTGGGACAAACAGTGCTTGTCCGAGATTACTTGGGAGTAGAGAGAAATGGGTACCCGGGGTTGTGAAAAGGGTACTTGGTCCTGTAACCTACTTAGTGCAGACTGAGGGGAAACTGTGTAAGACGCATGTGGGTCAAATGATGATGCAACACAATGAAAGAGAAGACCTGAATGTGTCAGAGTGGAATGTTTCTGATTGGGACTTGGGAACTACGACTGTGACAggcacacatacagagacaccGATTGTGCCAGGCCATGAGCCTGAGGGCCCAGAGCGCCGAGAGGCCAAGAGTAAGAAGGCCTCTGGACCAATTTGGATCTGTAAACAGGTTGTATATGAGTTGATAAGTGAAAAACTGTTTTAGAAAACCCATGATGTTCATCAAGGATGTTTTCAGAGGAAGTGAAAATTTGTGGAGAAGTGTGGTGTATTGAGAAATGTGTTAATGAGTTTAGAGGAAGTCACAGTGATGGTAAATAtccattaaattgctgggagatGACACGTGGAGTGTGCgaatttctttattttgatagctTAATAATGAGTTTAGATGTAAAAATGGTTGCAAATAGTCAATGGGATTTGTATGCAGGGGTTGAGTTATTTGAATGAACAAATTATAATGGGGTTTCCGGTCTTGCATTGAAGTGTTTGGATTAGGAGATGAAAGGGCGGTAAAAATTCAATGATGTATTGGAGAGTTGGGCTGAAGACACTGTAGAGAGTAGTCGACTAATGTGTTAAGGAGAACATTAAGTAAATCTGTTCCGTTTATTTTAAGTACGCTTCGGAGTCTTCAGTAAAATACCCCAGCATCTTAGGATGCAACAGTATCGTCCATCAATAAACTGTAGCCTAGTGAAGCGAGCCACACTCTGATTTGGGGGCGCgccagagaggacaggggaacTGAAAGTATAGCTGTCACGTCAATTTATATGGTTCCCATGACTTGCTTTCAGCAGAAGTGCCTGTGAGTCCTGTGCGTCTGGAAAGATGGATATGTTCAAAACTGTTCTTAAAATTGTTCAGAAACAGCAGACTAGTCTCGGGTTTGGTTTAGTTGCGTTGTTAACTGCAGGCGGGGAACAGATATTCTCGTCAGTGGTGTTCAAATGTCCTTGCAGTGGCTGGAACTTTTCATACGGCATGGTGTTTCTCTTAGTGCCTGCTCTGGCGCTGTTGGTGTTAGGTTACGTCATGAGCAATAAAACATGGAAATTGTTTACAGGTTTGTGTTTACGCAAATCCAAATTGTGTCGTTTTAAATATTTTTGCGCCTGTGGGGTGGTCTTCTTTCAGATCACCACAACAGCAGTCGTTGCACCTGTGAGTTGGATTGCAGTCGCTTTGCTCAATGGCAATTACTTTGAATGCGCCATAACTGGTATCAATGTAACTGTTTTCACCAACCACCTTTGCGATGGGAAGAGTCCGCAGTGCCAGGATGAACTTTATAAATTCCCCTGTGGGAGAGCCACCCACGTGCCACAATCTGACAGCAATGATGTGCTGGCAACCCTCCACGCTGAGTCGCAGGTGAGATAATATTCACACTAATAGAGCCAAGTTATGGTTTGATTTATCATTTTTGATCATATCTTCTTTGCCCCACTTTACACActtcaatatgttttaatgggctaTATTTGTTTTTGTCGACTGCCTGTTGGAGTGTAGGTGATTAGACTGACAGGTATCAGGTTTCTGCTAACAGTAATTGACACCCCTGGATGTGTTCTGCCAGCTAAAGGagttgtatgtatgtatatatatatatatatatatatatatatatatatatatatatatatatatatatatatatatatatatatatatatatatatttttttttaaattttacccctttttctccccaatttcgtggtatccaattgttgtagtagttactatcttgtctcatcgctacaactcccgtacgggctcgggagagacgaaggttgaaagtcatgcgtcctccgatacacaacacaaccaagccgcactgcttcttaacacagcggcatccaacccggaagccagccgcaccaatgtgtcggaggaaacaccgtgcacctggcaaccttggttagcgcgcactgcgcccggcccgccacaggagtcgctggtgcgcgatgagacaaggacatccctaccgaccaagccctccctaacccggacgacgctaggccaattgtgcgtcgccccacggacctcccagtcgcggccggttacgacagagcctgagcgcgaacccagagtctctgatggcacagctggcgctgcagtacagcgagGGAGTTGTATATTTTTAAACTGAGCCTCTGACATTATGAAGTACACATTTTTGCTTTGAAGGCATTTGTTGCATCACATTTCATTTGGAAATTCCAACATTAAAATTCCCCAAAGCAAAAGTTCCCCAAAGCATAGGCTACTTCCATTGTTCTAAAATAGCAGTTCTTCTTCAGTCTGACTCAGTTTCTGTATGACTTGTTCTCCTTAATGTACAAAACTTCCCAGTGTTTCCCATAtattgcaaccttccagttactagtccaacactctaaccactaggctaccttgccgccCCAATATGCTTCCCAAATACATTCTCCTGCTATATTTATTGATATGGTTTGAGTTTGAGCAGAATACTGTATGTGGGCAATTATAACTGTGACATTTACTCAGGTATTCCAGGTAAGGGGTTAAGCAGAATAGTTGAATATTGTGTTGAATGTTTTGGTTTTGATTTCAGGTCCTGGGTTGGCTACTGATCGCCTCCATCATGGTCTTCAACCTCCTGCTGACCTGTGTTGCCCGGTGTAACTCCCCAGTCAGCTACCTGCAGCTGAAGTTCTGGAGGGTCTATGCCCAGCGGGAGAGCGACCTGCTGGAAAGCTACACGGCAGATCACGCCGAAAAGCTTGCAGAGAGGAACCTGAAGAGCTTCTTCCAGCAGATGCCTCCAGAGCCTGTCACGACCCCACCTAATCAGGCCTGGGAGAAGATCTCGTCCCTCTACAGGTTCAGCACCAGAGACCACTACTACAGCATCCTGCACAAGTACGTGGAGAAGTGCCAGGACCCTGCAGAGGCCAGGGACCACAGGATGTCATCTGTCAGGTCAGACGGTCCAGACACTGCTAATCCGTCTGTGCTCACCTTTGTGGATGAGGGCAAGATGATGCTGTGAATGGGCATGCATATGATCATAGGAACAGCGGTGACAGCATCACTATCATGACCCTATCTGTAAACATCCTCATTACTTTTAGCGTCAAAGTTATGACTCATTATAGAGGATTGTTGTCATGATTATACTCTTCGTCGTCATCATCATGATTATCGCTGTGCGTCAGGGGATTTTTCAGTAGAAAGACCAATCACATCTGATTAACCACTCTCAGGTCTTTGCTTCAATAAAAATGCTTCCCAATTTTATATTGTGCTCAGaagggatttttatttattttttaaatagttgATCGTACTTTCTTTCTCTTTTACTTTTCTGTTTAGTATTTTTATGCTCCTCAGACTTGGCCGACATACAGGTAGTGGCATTAAACAGAAAACGCATGGTCTCGTTCTACTAAATAAGGAGCTAGTTTGTGCACTGCAAAATACTTTCAATAAAAGCCTGTTACCAGTGTATATGTAGCATCTTTATGACGGTAACCCACTATAATATTCAGTTTGACCTTACAAGCTTGGTCTCCAAAGTATTTATGCGTTATTGTTCTTTATATTATTGCACTGTAGACCGACCGTTGCCACAAGTGAACTGCGATGAACATCAGCTCTGAATTGAATGCAAACTTAGCGTAATTGTTAGATTCGTATCTCTGTGTAAAGCTTAAGTAGTACTAGTCAGAGATCGGCAGTATTTCTGTTTCATGTATTTGACATACATATTTCAATTAGATTTGTgtattacagtggggcaaaaaagtatttagtcagccaccaattgtgcaagttctcccacttaaaaagatgagagaggcctgtaatttt
The genomic region above belongs to Oncorhynchus mykiss isolate Arlee chromosome 3, USDA_OmykA_1.1, whole genome shotgun sequence and contains:
- the LOC110519256 gene encoding calcium homeostasis modulator protein 6-like isoform X3, whose translation is MTFLITTTAVVAPVSWIAVALLNGNYFECAITGINVTVFTNHLCDGKSPQCQDELYKFPCGRATHVPQSDSNDVLATLHAESQVLGWLLIASIMVFNLLLTCVARCNSPVSYLQLKFWRVYAQRESDLLESYTADHAEKLAERNLKSFFQQMPPEPVTTPPNQAWEKISSLYRFSTRDHYYSILHKYVEKCQDPAEARDHRMSSVRSDGPDTANPSVLTFVDEGKMML
- the LOC110519256 gene encoding calcium homeostasis modulator protein 6-like isoform X2 → MMMQHNEREDLNVSEWNVSDWDLGTTTVTGTHTETPIVPGHEPEGPERREAKSKKASGPIWICKQITTTAVVAPVSWIAVALLNGNYFECAITGINVTVFTNHLCDGKSPQCQDELYKFPCGRATHVPQSDSNDVLATLHAESQVLGWLLIASIMVFNLLLTCVARCNSPVSYLQLKFWRVYAQRESDLLESYTADHAEKLAERNLKSFFQQMPPEPVTTPPNQAWEKISSLYRFSTRDHYYSILHKYVEKCQDPAEARDHRMSSVRSDGPDTANPSVLTFVDEGKMML
- the LOC110519256 gene encoding calcium homeostasis modulator protein 6-like isoform X1, whose translation is MDMFKTVLKIVQKQQTSLGFGLVALLTAGGEQIFSSVVFKCPCSGWNFSYGMVFLLVPALALLVLGYVMSNKTWKLFTGLCLRKSKLCRFKYFCACGVVFFQITTTAVVAPVSWIAVALLNGNYFECAITGINVTVFTNHLCDGKSPQCQDELYKFPCGRATHVPQSDSNDVLATLHAESQVLGWLLIASIMVFNLLLTCVARCNSPVSYLQLKFWRVYAQRESDLLESYTADHAEKLAERNLKSFFQQMPPEPVTTPPNQAWEKISSLYRFSTRDHYYSILHKYVEKCQDPAEARDHRMSSVRSDGPDTANPSVLTFVDEGKMML